The genomic region GGGCCAGCGCCAGGCCCTCTGGGTGGGTGCGAAGGCTTGCATCGTCAAGAAGTCCGTTTGGCATGGTTTTTCTCTTTGCTGTGAGGTGGGATGGTCAGGTAAGTCCGCCGGCGATGCGGCGGATCAGGGCGTGCTGGCGCCGCACCTGCTCAATGGCACGCCAGGGAGTGCGTTCGCCTTCGTATTCGCTGGAGAGGTAGCCGGTGTAACCGGAGTTCTTGAGGGCTGTGAGCACGGGCAGCCACGGAATCTGCTGGTCTTCCAGCTGCTCGTTGATGTCGTGGAACTTCGCCTGGACGAACACAACGTACTGTGCGATGGCCGCGAAGTCGGCGGGATCGACGCCGATGCCGTCAAGGAAGGCCGGCCGCGTCTCGCGGGTTTCCCCTTCGCGCAGGGGGATGGGCCGGTCCTGGAAGATCCCGGTATCGATGAGAAGGCCGAAGTTCTTGGTGCCCGTGCGCTCGATGAGTGCGATGTAGTCCTCGACGACGGGGTGTTTGATGGGCGTTGGCGAGTGGATCTCCGGGCAGATGATGATCCCCAGTTCATGGGCCAGATCAAGGGAGCGTTCCACGGACTCGGTCCAGATGGGGTCCGGGATCAGGTCGCTGGACACGACGCCGATCTTGGGGCGCACGAACCCAAACCCCAATTGGCTGGCAAGCCGCAGGTCCCGCTGCAGGGCATCGGCGCCCTCGGCAACAGTCATGGTCCGTCCCGGGTGTAGACGGGTGTCAATCCAGGAGCCGTAGTTTGTGGGCTCCAGCGAGTACTTCTCCAGGAGGCCGAACCAGCTGTCGATCCAGGCGGGGGACGGTTCCGGATAGCCAGGGATGTGGCCTTCTCCGAGGATCTCGACGCCGGTGGCGCCCACATCCGCGACGGCGGCCAGCGCCGTTTCCAGATCCATGACCGTGCCGTAGTCGCCCATGAAGCTGTACAGGGAAACGCCGTAGCGGAAGGAGCCTTCGCCGCCTTCCGGCGCGAGCGTCACCTTGCGGCTGGTCCGGTGCACGGTGGGCTGGTGCTCCAGAGGGATGTAGGACATGCGCAGCCGCAGTTCGACGGAGAGCTCGTGGACGCCCTGCGGGAGGCCGCCGTCGAGGGGTACGGTCACCACGGCCGCTTCCTCAAGGGGCCAGCGCACGCCGTCGCTGTCCCAGAGCTGTTGCAGGGTGTAGGTCCGCCCGCCGAACGTCCACAGCGGAACGTCAGGTCCGACGTCGACGATGTTGCCAACGCGGACGGCGATGCCGTCCACGAGGGACGCGGCCATGCCCCGGTAGGAAGGCATTCGAACCCGGAACTGAAAGCCGGTGACACGTCCGCCGTCCGTTACGTTGCGGAAGCCGACGGACTGGATGAGGTCTCTTTCGAGAAGCATCATTGCTCACTCTCTCTAGGTGCAGACTTCAGAGTAGCAACCATTCCGCCACTTTTATACTTAAGTTAGCGCATATTCGACAAAACCATGGCTTCCGCGACTTTGGATGTATGGGGGCCTCACGTCACACAAGGCGACGGCATCCGGTTCCGGACAGGCAACGCCCTACCCTTGACACGTGACTTTGACTCGAATCCGCACCGCCGCCGCGAGCTCCCTCGCCGCCGCAGGTCTCCTGTTTGCCCTCGCCGCCTGTTCCGCGCCGGCCACCACCCAGCCCACTACCTCCGCACCGGCTTCCCCGGCAGCAACCTCGTCCAGCGCCGCCTCCGAGCCCTGCGCCGGCGTGAAGGTCATCACCGATTCGGGCGCCCTGAAGCAGGCCGCCGCTGATACGTCCGTTTGCGTGCCTGTGGATGCGCCGACTCTCGCTTCCAAGGTGCTTGACGAGGCAAAGGTGAAGACCGAAGGCACTGCCGCCTATCCCAAGGAGCTGGTGTGCCGTGTCAACGGTGTACCCGCCGCAGACTTCGACATCGCCCACAAGGGCGGCACGTACCGGGAAGACTGCAGCAAGATGCCCGCCGCCTTCGCATACTGGGCGCTTTGGGTTAAGCCGGCCGCCGGCGCCTGGGCCTACGCACAGGAAGGCCTCGGCACGTTGAAGGTCAGCCCGGGCGAGAGCCTGGAACTGCTGTTCACGGTCGACGGCGCACCGGCCGCACCCGCGGCATGACCTTTCGACCCGCGCCGATACGCGCAGCGGCGGCTCTCGCTGCCGTCTTCATCGCGGCGCGGGTCGTCTACCGCATTCTCTTCAACGGGGCGGGCATCGGCGAACCGGTTCTGCTGAACCTGCCGCCGGTGCCGCTGCCTGCCCCGTTCGCCCATGTGGTCCTCCTCGGTCCGGTCACGGCGCCCGGCCTGTGGGCGGCCGTCCTGTCCGCCCTGCCGATCGCCGCGATGATCCTCGGCTTCGGCCTGCTCAACGCCTGGGTCGACGTGGCCCGCGGCTTCCGGCATCTGGCCCGCGGCGGCCCCCTGCAGGGTACGGCCCGGACGCTGGTAGTGGCGTGGGCGGCGCTTCCCGCCCTTTCCGACGCCGTCACCTCCGTGCGCCTGGCGTTCCGGTTGCGGGGCGAACGCTTCGGAGCCCGCGCCCTTGTCCCGGTTCTCGAGCGCACCCTCGAGCACGCCGGCCGGGTGGCCGCGGCCCTTGAGTTGCGCGGCTTCGGCAGCCGGGCAGCACACCAGCCCGCCCACAACGCCGAAGCGCCGATTCTTGTCCGGGACGCACAATTCCGTATTGGTGACGCAAAGGTGCGCGTCGCCGGGTTCAGACCGCCGGGCGGGTCAATTTCAGTCCTTACCGGGCCGACTGGATCCGGCAAGTCCACGATTCTGCGAGGTCTCGCGGGCCTGCTTTCCCATGTTGACGGCGGGGAAATTTCCGGCACGGTGCGCGTCGCCGGGACGGACCGTGCCGCCGCGCCGCCGCGCGACACCGCCCGCCACATCGGCGTCGTCCTTCAGAACCCCCGCGCCGCCTTCGCCACCACCCGGGTCCGGGACGAAATCTCCCTCGCCCTTGAGCTACGCGGCGTGGCTTCCGGTGCCGCCACGGCCCGGGTGCTGGAGGTCGCGGAGCGCATCGGAGTGTCGGCACTGCTGGACCGCAATGTCAGCACCCTCTCGGCGGGTGAGGCGACGCTCGTAGCCATCGCCGCCGCGGTTGTGGACCATCCGGTTCTCCTCCTGGTTGACGAGCCCCTGGCCGACCTTGACACCGCAGCACGCGAACGTGTCATCGCCGTCCTCGAGGCCCTCGCCCGCGACGCGGGTGTCTACGTCATCGTGGCGGAGCACCGGGCGGAGTCGCTCGTCTCCGTGGCCGATGCCTGGTGGACCATCGACGACGGCGCCCTGGTGGCGGGCGTCGCGCCGACCGCTCCGGCCCCGGCCGTTGCGCACGCAACCCCCGCTCCGGACACGGAGCACGCGCCCGTGCTGACTGCGACAAAACTCGCGGTGCACCGCGCGGGCAAGCCGCTGGTGCGCGACGCTTCCCTGGCCCTGCACCGCGGTGAAGTGGTCGCCCTGGTGGGGCCGAACGGGGCCGGGAAGTCGTCCTTCCTCGTGGCACTCGCCCTGGGTGACGGCACGGCCGACGGCGTCATGGTCGACGGCGGCCGCGTCGCCCTTGTGCCGGACGCCTCCGACGACCTCTTCACGAGGGACACCGTCGCGGCAGAGCTCAGGGCGGCGGAACGACGGCGGGACCGGGCGTCCCGTCGTTCAAACCGGCGCCGTTCCAACCGGCGCTGCCCAGGCAACGGCCAGGTCACGCCCCGGCCCGCGGAATCGCATCTGGCGCGCCTGCGCGGGGACATCCGGATGCCCATCGGACACGAGCACCCGCGGGACCTCTCCGCCGGGGAGCGCAGGATCCTGGCTATCGCGCTCCAGACCATGGACGATCCGCAGGTCCTCCTGATCGACGAGCCGACCCGCGGGCTCGATGCCGAGGCACGCACGGCGGTCGCGGCGGCGCTGCGGGCCGCGGCGGACGACGGCGCGGCGGTCCTGATCGCCACCCACGACCTCGATTTTGCCAACGGCCTCGGCGCCCGGATCCTCCCGATGCGCGACGGCGTCGCCCCATCATCCGTGGCAGAAACCGCCCCGGCATGTGCCGTCACGGCACAAAGCAACACAGCACAAAGCGTCACCACACAACACATCGCCGCACCGCGCATCGCAGCACCGCGGCTCATCGACCTTCCGCCAGACAACCCGGATGCGGCGACAAAAGCCCGCCACATCCGGATGCCGCGGGGCGTGGAGGTCGCGGTCCTCGCAGCCGCGAATCTTCTTGCCCTGGCAGCGTTCTGTTGGCCGTTGCTCGCCGCAGCCCTCCCGGAGGATGCCGCCGCTGCCCTCCCGTACGCGGCGCTGGCCATCGCGCCGCTCGCCGCCGTCGCCGTCGTGGTGTCGCTCGACGGCTCGGTCCGCTCCGCGCACACGGTGGCGTTGCTCGGCGTGCTGGCCGCCATTGGCTCGGCGGTGCGGGTGGCGAGCACCGGCGTCGGCGGCGTGGAGGCGGTCTTTATCCTGCTGATCCTGGCCGGCCGCGCCTTCGGTGCCCGTTTCGGCCTGCTCCTCGGCGCCGCCACTATCGCCGTGTCCAGCGTCATGTGGGGTGGCCTCGGGCCTTGGACGCCGTTCCAAATCTTCGCCTGCGCGTGGGTGGGCGCCGGAGCGGGCCTGCTCCCCCGCGGTGTGCGCGGCAGAGCAGAGCTATGGATGCTGTGCGGCTACGGGGCCCTGGCGTCCTACGCGTTCGGCCTGATGACGAATCTGTGGTTCTGGCCCTTCGCGGTCGGTGCAGGCACCGGCATCTCCTACGTGCCCGGCGCGCCGCTGGCCACCAATCTCAGCAGCTTCCTGCTCTACTCGCTCCTGACCTCGACGGCCGGATGGGACACGCTCCGTGCCATCACGACGATTGTCGGCATCACCCTGGTGGGGCGGGCCGTTCTCGCGGCACTCCGGCGGGTGAAGCCGGTCTCCAGCGCGGGCGGGCAGGCCGCGCTGGCCCAATCCGCCGAGGACAGGGACCGGCTACAAATCGGGGTCTGAGGACACCGCCGGGATACCCGCCCCGCACGCTGTCCCTGACCTATCGCCGGAACCTCAAGACGCTACTCGCGAACCTCGATGTCGGGGTGGTTCTCTGTGACCCACTTGGCCATCCGGCGGTTCCGTGCAGCGATGAACTCCAGCGTGGCATCCCGGTACGTCACGTAGTCCGCCGGTATCCCGGAAGGCTCAAAGCCCTCAAAGGGCACGAAGAACCGAATGTCTTTGTAGTCGGGCGTCACGAGGTCTTGCAGGTGGAAGAAGTCCACGAACTCCACGAACCCATCGAAGAGCTCGAAGAAGTCTTTGTAGGCGTTGATGACATCGGCGAGGGGGCTCTCCGGTTCTCCTGCGTAGTGGCGCCGGATGCACTCAAGGGTGAGGTCCATGCGGTCAGCGATCGAGTGGCGAAGCCCCCGGGCCTGGTTCATCGTGGGTTTGTCCTTCGCCCTGACGGGCCAAATCATCGCACTGCCGATGGTGTACGGCGGGTTGAGGTAGCGGGCCCGCTGCTCCTCGTTCAGACCGGCCATCGCGTCAGCCAGGGATTTCGGGTTTGACCGGCCGGTGTAGGAGCTGGTGATGGCATCGCTGCCGTAGCAATGCCTCGCCCCGGACTCGTCAGTATGAATGAGGTACTCGTTCCAGCGGGCCGCTGATGCGCTCGGGGCGAAAAGGGCGCCAGAGTTCAGCTTCTTGGTCCACAGCAGCTCATGGTCCGCCCGGAGCCTCAGGCTGTTCGAGTCCGGGTCGCCCAGCTCTTGGGTGACTGAGGGTGAGTCCGGTGGTAAGCCGCCGGCGTTGCCCCGCTTGGCCTTCCGAGACTCGTCGGTCTTGTAGTCGAATGAGGTATCGAAGATGCGCATGGTGGCAGTGTATGCGCACGTCAAGACATTGAGGCCGTTTCAGACTTCAACTCACACCTTGAAGTACTTCGCCTCCGGGTGGTGAAACACGAACGCGTCGGTGGACTGCTCGGGGTGCAGCATCAGCTCATCGCTCAGGACCACGCCCATCCGCTCGGGACGCAGCAGTTCCGTGACCTTGCGGCGGTCCTCCATGTCCGGGCAGGCGGGGTAGCCCAGCGAGAACCGCGCACCGCGGTAGTCGAGCTTGAAGAGGCCGGCCTTGTCCTTGGGCTCCTCGGCCGCAAAACCCAGCTCCGAGCGGATACGTGCATGCCAGAACTCCGCGAGCGCCTCGGTGAGCTGCATGACCAGGCCATTGAGTTCGTAGTAGTCGCGGTAGTGGTTGCCTTTGAACAGCTCGGATGTCACCTCGTCGATCTTCGAGCCGGCGGTGACCAGCTGGACCGGCAGGACGTCGATCTGTCCCGATT from Arthrobacter sp. NicSoilB8 harbors:
- a CDS encoding DUF6379 domain-containing protein, coding for MLLERDLIQSVGFRNVTDGGRVTGFQFRVRMPSYRGMAASLVDGIAVRVGNIVDVGPDVPLWTFGGRTYTLQQLWDSDGVRWPLEEAAVVTVPLDGGLPQGVHELSVELRLRMSYIPLEHQPTVHRTSRKVTLAPEGGEGSFRYGVSLYSFMGDYGTVMDLETALAAVADVGATGVEILGEGHIPGYPEPSPAWIDSWFGLLEKYSLEPTNYGSWIDTRLHPGRTMTVAEGADALQRDLRLASQLGFGFVRPKIGVVSSDLIPDPIWTESVERSLDLAHELGIIICPEIHSPTPIKHPVVEDYIALIERTGTKNFGLLIDTGIFQDRPIPLREGETRETRPAFLDGIGVDPADFAAIAQYVVFVQAKFHDINEQLEDQQIPWLPVLTALKNSGYTGYLSSEYEGERTPWRAIEQVRRQHALIRRIAGGLT
- a CDS encoding ATP-binding cassette domain-containing protein, producing the protein MTFRPAPIRAAAALAAVFIAARVVYRILFNGAGIGEPVLLNLPPVPLPAPFAHVVLLGPVTAPGLWAAVLSALPIAAMILGFGLLNAWVDVARGFRHLARGGPLQGTARTLVVAWAALPALSDAVTSVRLAFRLRGERFGARALVPVLERTLEHAGRVAAALELRGFGSRAAHQPAHNAEAPILVRDAQFRIGDAKVRVAGFRPPGGSISVLTGPTGSGKSTILRGLAGLLSHVDGGEISGTVRVAGTDRAAAPPRDTARHIGVVLQNPRAAFATTRVRDEISLALELRGVASGAATARVLEVAERIGVSALLDRNVSTLSAGEATLVAIAAAVVDHPVLLLVDEPLADLDTAARERVIAVLEALARDAGVYVIVAEHRAESLVSVADAWWTIDDGALVAGVAPTAPAPAVAHATPAPDTEHAPVLTATKLAVHRAGKPLVRDASLALHRGEVVALVGPNGAGKSSFLVALALGDGTADGVMVDGGRVALVPDASDDLFTRDTVAAELRAAERRRDRASRRSNRRRSNRRCPGNGQVTPRPAESHLARLRGDIRMPIGHEHPRDLSAGERRILAIALQTMDDPQVLLIDEPTRGLDAEARTAVAAALRAAADDGAAVLIATHDLDFANGLGARILPMRDGVAPSSVAETAPACAVTAQSNTAQSVTTQHIAAPRIAAPRLIDLPPDNPDAATKARHIRMPRGVEVAVLAAANLLALAAFCWPLLAAALPEDAAAALPYAALAIAPLAAVAVVVSLDGSVRSAHTVALLGVLAAIGSAVRVASTGVGGVEAVFILLILAGRAFGARFGLLLGAATIAVSSVMWGGLGPWTPFQIFACAWVGAGAGLLPRGVRGRAELWMLCGYGALASYAFGLMTNLWFWPFAVGAGTGISYVPGAPLATNLSSFLLYSLLTSTAGWDTLRAITTIVGITLVGRAVLAALRRVKPVSSAGGQAALAQSAEDRDRLQIGV